In the genome of Capra hircus breed San Clemente chromosome 17, ASM170441v1, whole genome shotgun sequence, one region contains:
- the LOC108637865 gene encoding translation initiation factor IF-2-like, with protein MGPVPQGSRRSQIELCGGHRLQWCQCQSGGGLPDAAEKWEEEKERAGRCCHRAPLDVTAARAPPPGLGEGRGRPRRERVPRPRRPPGCGGEGPRRRAEGEGPPEPSEPASRARVSGRRLAAPPGSGRVRWGGGRARLWTPRPVPLRTGARGPVALRPLLAPHAAPPHDPARRRREKVRKSRLREVRREGTLPGPPLPRLRPAPCPGGRCEAHAGTDPPGVTLRGGDTAQMLQAVENVQMKSVPRRCTSPCLSPARA; from the exons ATGGGCCCGGTGCCTCAGGGGAGCCGGAGGAGCCAGATAGAGTTGTGCGGTGGACACCGTTTGCAGTGGTGCCAATGTCAGTCTGGTGGGGGGCTTCCTGATGCGGCTGAGaagtgggaggaggagaaggag CGCGCGGGGAGGTGCTGCCACCGCGCGCCCCTTGACGTCACCGCTGCTCGCGCGCCCCCGcccgggctgggggaggggagggggcggcccCGGCGCGAGCGCGTCCCCCGGCCCCGGCGGCCTCCAGGGTGCGGCGGGGAGGGGCCGCGGCGGCGGGCGGAGGGGGAGGGCCCGCCGGAGCCCTCGGAGCCAGCCTCGAGGGCGCGGGTGTCCGGCCGCCGCCTGGCCGCGCCGCCCGGCTCGGGCCGGgtgcggtggggtgggggccgcGCACGGCTCTGGACCCCCCGGCCCGTCCCCCTCCGGACCGGGGCGCGCGGCCCGGTGGCTCTCCGTCCGTTGCTCGCCCCTCACGCAGCCCCTCCGCACGACCCCGCGCGGAGGCGCCGAGAGAAAGTGAGGAAGAGCAGGCTGCGGGAAGTGAGAAGGGAGGGGACCCTTCCAGGGCCTCCCCTACCCCGGCTCCGACCCGCCCCTTGCCCCGGAGGGAGG TGTGAAGCTCACGCCGGTACAGATCCTCCTGGGGTCACATTGAGAGGCGGGGATACAGCCCAGATGCTGCAAGCCGTTGAGAACGTGCAGATGAAGTCGGTGCCGAGAAGATGTACCTCTCCTTGCCTAAGTCCTGCGCGCGCCTGA